The Malus domestica chromosome 06, GDT2T_hap1 genome has a segment encoding these proteins:
- the LOC103413014 gene encoding MLO protein homolog 1-like translates to MAAAAAGERSLKQTPTWAVAIACAVFIVISIIIEQAIHALGKWFQKRNKKAMLEALEKIKAELMLLGFISLLLTVGTRFLPKICISTKYGDTMLPCQLNESKYSEGGKDEGNKGGGDEDRRRKLLSHAENMIWRRVLASSAGDSSSCAGGKVPLISASGMHQLHVFIFVLAVFHVFYSVVTMALAQAKMKKWKAWESETSSLEYQFTNDPSRFRFTRQTSFVKRHSGFSTMPGIRWIVAFFRQFFGSVTRVDYLTMRHGFINAHFAPNSKFDFHKYIKRSMEDDFKVVVGISLPLWIFAVVFLLLNVYKWYTLNWLSLAPLIILLLVGTKLELIIVEMAQEMHDRNTVVKGAPVVEPNNKYFWFNRPEWTLLLIHFTLFQNAFQMAYFVWISSEFGFTSCFHDNLPLILTRVFLGVALQILCSYITFPLYCLITQMGSHMKKAIFEEQTAKALKNWQKAAKQRKKLRNTKGDASSSGFVSGENTPSRGTSPLHLLHNQKLRSNQSDLESVLNSPRSYQSDAELSEMEGSAHDGNGFRRLGDQPATAIEMKEGSHTVDFTFASRP, encoded by the exons ATGGCAGCAGCAGCTGCGGGAGAAAGAAGTTTAAAACAGACGCCAACATGGGCTGTTGCCATCGCCTGTGCAGTTTTCATAGTTATTTCTATTATCATAGAACAAGCAATTCATGCTCTTGGAAAG TGGTTCCAGAAACGCAATAAGAAAGCTATGCTTGAAGCTTTGGAGAAAATAAAAGCTG AGCTAATGCTTTTGGGCTTCATATCTCTACTGCTTACTGTTGGAACACgatttcttccaaaaatatgcaTCTCAACCAAGTATGGTGACACCATGCTTCCATGTCAGTTAAACGAGTCTAAGTACAGTGAGGGCGGCAAGGATGAAGGTAATAAAGGAGGAGGCGACGAGGATCGACGACGAAAGTTACTGTCACATGCTGAAAACATGATCTGGCGTCGAGTTTTAGCCTCTAGTGCTGGAGATTCATCTTCTTGCGCAGGA GGCAAAGTACCTTTGATATCTGCATCTGGGATGCACCAATTGCATGTATTCATCTTCGTGCTTGctgtttttcatgttttctacAGTGTCGTCACTATGGCACTTGCGCAGGCCAAA ATGAAGAAATGGAAAGCTTGGGAATCAGAGACATCGTCCTTGGAATATCAGTTTACAAATG ATCCTTCAAGATTCAGGTTTACTCGACAAACTTCGTTTGTGAAGCGTCACTCTGGCTTTTCTACAATGCCTGGAATAAGATGGATT GTGGCATTCTTCAGGCAATTCTTTGGTTCAGTAACAAGGGTGGACTATTTGACCATGCGCCACGGATTTATTAAT GcacattttgctccaaataGCAAATTTGACTTCCATAAGTATATTAAGAGATCCATGGAAGATGACTTTAAGGTCGTCGTGGGAATCAG TTTACCACTATGGATTTTTGCCGTCGTTTTTTTGCTTCTAAACGTTTACA AATGGTACACGCTCAATTGGTTGTCGTTGGCTCCTCTCATT ATTCTTCTTCTGGTGGGTACAAAGCTTGAGCTTATCATCGTGGAGATGGCTCAAGAAATGCATGATCGGAATACAGTTGTTAAAGGCGCTCCCGTTGTGGAGCCAAACAACAAGTACTTTTGGTTTAACCGACCTGAGTGGACTCTTCTCTTAATTCATTTTACATTATTTCAG AACGCATTCCAAATGGCTTACTTCGTCTGGATATCT TCTGAATTTGGGTTCACATCATGCTTCCACGACAACTTGCCTCTGATATTGACAAGGGTTTTCCTTGGAGTAGCCCTACAGATCCTATGCAGTTACATTACCTTCCCTCTTTATTGTTTGATTACACAA ATGGGATCTCATATGAAGAAAGCAATTTTTGAGGAGCAAACGGCAAAGGCTCTTAAGAACTGGCAAAAGGCTGCAAAGCAAAGAAAGAAGTTGAGGAATACTAAAGGAGATGCTTCTTCCTCAGGATTTGTAAGCGGGGAAAATACGCCAAGTCGGGGTACATCACCCTTGCATCTGCTTCACAACCAAAAGCTCAGGTCCAATCAATCCGACCTTGAAAGCGTCCTCAATTCCCCAAGATCTTACCAATCTGACGCCGAGCTCTCGGAGATGGAAGGCTCCGCACATGACGGGAATGGTTTTAGAAGACTAGGAGACCAACCTGCAACAGCAATAGAAATGAAAGAAGGATCACATACTGTTGATTTTACATTTGCTAGTCGACCTTGA
- the LOC139197174 gene encoding uncharacterized mitochondrial protein AtMg00310-like, whose translation MYVFRLPVSFCKDIDVVVARFWWAGADRDRGVHWVKWNDLSRPKKEGGLGFRNLNDFNIALLAKQCWRLIHDPNSLWARVLKARYFPNSSFLEAKKGGRASWAWASLLEGRDFILRDARWQIMGGMEVRFWQDNWIPGITGGGPYSS comes from the coding sequence ATGTATGTGTTTCGATTGCCTGtgagtttttgcaaggataTTGATGTAGTTGTGGCGAGGTTTTGGTGGGCGGGAGCGGATCGGGATCGTGGAGTACATTGGGTTAAATGGAATGACTTGAGTCGGCCAAAAAAGGAAGGGGGTTTGGGCTTCCGCAATCTCAATGATTTTAATATTGCTCTTCTAGCCAAACAATGTTGGCGATTGATTCATGACCCGAACTCTTTATGGGCTCGTGTTTTGAAAGCACGATACTTCCCGAATTCTTCCTTCTTGGAGGCTAAGAAGGGTGGGAGGGCCTCTTGGGCTTGGGCGAGTTTATTGGAGGGGAGGGATTTTATTCTAAGGGATGCTAGATGGCAGATTATGGGAGGGATGGAGGTTCGGTTTTGGCAAGATAATTGGATCCCGGGAATAACGGGGGGGGGACCTTACTCCTCTTAA
- the LOC139197175 gene encoding uncharacterized protein yields MTWLVTAKELDQESGSAVTEESFENFLIKMKTIFRSHDLWDMVEKGYSPPAKREEEITATEYKNLKENIVKDAKALGIIQEVVSDEIFPRIAILETANEAWDILKQEFIGDKQVRFVKLQSLRRDFEYTRMGEHEAFSVYLVRLFDLITQMKSYGEDIGNQRIVQKLLISLPKSYDNIVVVIENTRDLETIDVQDVVATLKGYEQRMERHSENDTEKAFSSLSIAHRKPI; encoded by the exons ATGACGTGGTTGGTGACAGCAAAGGAACTCGACCAAGAATCGGGTTCTGCTGTGACTGAagaaagctttgaaaatttctTG ATCAAGATGAAAACCATTTTCAGATCTCACGATCTATGGGATATGGTTGAGAAAGGGTACAGTCCTCCGgcgaagagagaagaagagatcACTGCAACTGAGTATAAGAATCTGAAGGAGAACATAGTCAAGGATGCTAAGGCTCTTGGAATTATTCAAGAAGTTGTGTCAGATGAGATTTTCCCAAGGATCGCCATCCTAGAGACGGCAAATGAGGCCTGGGATATATTGAAGCAAGAGTTTATTGGAGACAAACAAGTGAGATTTGTAAAACTTCAAAGCTTAAGGCGTGATTTTGAATATACTCGaatgggagagcatgaagcaTTTTCTGTGTACCTTGTGCGATTATTTGATCTTATTACACAAATGAAAAGTTATGGTGAAGATATTGGAAATCAAAGAATTGTGCAAAAATTATTGATAAGTCTTCCTAAATCCTATGATAATATTGTTGTTGTGATAGAGAATACTAGGGATTTGGAAACTATTGACGTGCAGGATGTTGTTGCTACTCTAAAGGGGTATGAACAACGGATGGAGAGACACTCTGAAAATGATACTGAAAAAGCATTTTCCAGTTTGAGTATAGCTCATAGGAAGCCTATATAA